The following coding sequences are from one Pseudonocardia sp. HH130630-07 window:
- a CDS encoding phosphoglycerate kinase, whose product MKNLDDLVGEGVAGRTVLVRSDLNVPLDGDRITDDGRIRASVPTITTLRDAGARVVVMAHLGRPKPGQDNTAFSLAPVAERLGELLGAPVALAQHGDAARAAVSGQADGDVVLLENIRFDPRETSKDSGERAAFAGELAGLAGDRGAFVSDGFGVVHRKQASVYDLATRLPAYAGGLVLAEVEVLRTLTGAPERPYAVVLGGSKVSDKLAVIEALLPTVDTLLVGGGMCFTFLAAQGRGVGSSLLESDQVETCRKLLESGKIVLPSDVVVADAFAADATTRTVPVDEIADGWMGLDIGPESVAEFGSRIADARTIFWNGPMGVFEMAPFAEGTRGVATAIADGEAFSVVGGGDSAAAVRALGVGEAGFSHISTGGGASLEFLEGATLPGVAVLDGDA is encoded by the coding sequence GTGAAGAACCTCGACGACCTCGTCGGGGAGGGCGTCGCGGGCCGGACGGTGCTCGTCCGGTCCGACCTGAACGTCCCGCTCGACGGCGACCGGATCACCGACGACGGCCGCATCCGCGCCTCGGTGCCGACGATCACGACCCTCCGCGACGCGGGGGCCCGCGTGGTCGTCATGGCCCACCTCGGGCGGCCGAAGCCGGGACAGGACAACACGGCGTTCTCCCTCGCCCCGGTCGCGGAGCGGCTCGGTGAGCTGCTCGGCGCCCCGGTGGCGCTGGCGCAGCACGGGGACGCGGCCCGCGCGGCCGTGTCCGGGCAGGCCGACGGCGACGTGGTGCTGCTGGAGAACATCCGGTTCGACCCGCGCGAGACCAGCAAGGACTCCGGCGAGCGTGCGGCGTTCGCCGGTGAGCTCGCCGGGCTCGCCGGCGACCGGGGTGCGTTCGTCTCCGACGGCTTCGGTGTCGTGCACCGCAAGCAGGCCTCGGTCTACGACCTCGCGACCCGGCTCCCGGCCTACGCCGGCGGGCTCGTGCTGGCCGAGGTCGAGGTGCTGCGCACCCTGACCGGTGCGCCGGAGCGGCCCTACGCCGTCGTCCTCGGCGGTTCGAAGGTCTCGGACAAGCTCGCCGTGATCGAGGCGCTGCTGCCGACCGTCGACACGCTGCTCGTCGGCGGCGGGATGTGCTTCACCTTCCTGGCCGCCCAGGGCCGCGGCGTCGGCTCGTCGCTGCTGGAGTCCGACCAGGTCGAGACCTGCCGCAAGCTCCTGGAGTCCGGCAAGATCGTGCTGCCGTCGGACGTGGTGGTGGCCGACGCTTTCGCCGCCGACGCGACCACCCGCACGGTGCCGGTCGACGAGATCGCCGACGGCTGGATGGGGCTCGACATCGGCCCGGAGTCGGTGGCGGAGTTCGGCTCCCGGATCGCCGACGCACGGACGATCTTCTGGAACGGCCCGATGGGCGTGTTCGAGATGGCCCCGTTCGCCGAGGGCACCCGGGGGGTCGCGACCGCGATCGCCGACGGCGAGGCGTTCTCGGTGGTCGGTGGCGGGGACTCCGCCGCCGCGGTCC